In the Natrinema sp. HArc-T2 genome, GAAAGAGATCTCGTCGTCGTAGTAGGCAGCTGCGATTTCCTGCGTGAGCGCGTCGTCATGGGCCGCCTCTTGGAGGTACTCTCGCAACGCAGTTACGAGGACATCCGTCCGGTCTTCCCCGAGGACGTCTGCGAGGGCGTCGGTCCGGTCGATAAGTCGGTGGGGCGCCCGGAACTGAACGCGCTTTTTGTCGCTACTCATTATGTGTACATTGTGAGCCAGTTCACTTAGCAGTTATCGTGTGTACAATGTGAGCCACGCTCCCCTCACGTCGACGACAGCACGGTTCGCTCAAGAAGAAATGTAGCTGATTAACTGTGTGGCCACGTCCTCGGTCCGTTCGTCAACGAGAGCGGTCATATGGAATTCCACCTCTGTCGCACTGTTGAGGGTCGCGAGCGACCACGGAAGGACGTGACTTCGTTCCCCGAGTGGCTCGCCTTCGTAGTCGTCGTCGCGGAGCGTGAGTGACTCCTCATGGTAGGTCTTCGTGGAGATCAGGACGGTGATCAGCTGTACGCCGTGGTTCGGGAACCGAGGTGTTCCTAGAACAAGCATCGGACGACCTTTGTCCGAGAGCGGATCGGTCCCCCAGATGATGTCGCCGCGTTCTAGTTCATCGAACGCGGTCACCGCACTTCCTCCATCTCGTCAGTTTTCAACTCCTCGAGATCTTCCTCGCCGTACTGCTCGTCTGCAGTCTGGTGGTGCTGGTGAAGTCGGTAGGCGGCTCGAAGCCGGTCCTCGTTGTCTGTGATCGCCCAGTACGGGCGCTTGTGCCGCACAAGACCTCGTTCCTTCAGTCGCGAGAGGATCGCACTAACGGCGTCCGTATCCAGTTCGAGTTGTTCAGCAATCGTCGCCGCCTTCCACGCCCGGTCGTCGTTCTCGTCAAGGAACAGCACGATCCGCTCGGTGTCGTTTCGTTCCTCGAATTCATCGTCGTCGGCGTTCTCGAACTCGTCGATATCGATGGTGCCGCTCGACATAGATTACTGTTGGTAGCGT is a window encoding:
- a CDS encoding helix-turn-helix domain-containing protein; amino-acid sequence: MSSGTIDIDEFENADDDEFEERNDTERIVLFLDENDDRAWKAATIAEQLELDTDAVSAILSRLKERGLVRHKRPYWAITDNEDRLRAAYRLHQHHQTADEQYGEEDLEELKTDEMEEVR